The Sphingobacterium bambusae genome includes a window with the following:
- a CDS encoding SusC/RagA family TonB-linked outer membrane protein, translating into MRVNAICGLLLILTMNLLAANSTLGQDINTSRVELTMRSTTLKSALKQLEQETGLHIFYPTEIVDKYQVKNIDRKQRTVAQTLDLLLEGTALRYRQRGKNLVLFEDASASHTTIKDKPQQRAVGGQVVDQDGKPLAGVSIVMRNWQKLARDLSYNSSTASDAAGHWSLMVPSDTIVLVFSFIGYEKQEIRVGNKTSFLVSLKPDDAQQIEDVVVTGLFERPAEMYTGAARSFSQEHLQQVSSDNVLTALKSLDPSFQMPENLNLGSNPNALPDVTLRGGNSLVDPNVSSSTPFNYNSNPNTPLFILDGFEVSLTRINDLDLTRIKSVSLLKDATATSIYGSRAANGVVVIETIRPKAGKLNVTYTGNMTIEAPDLTGYDILNAQEKLDIERKAGVYNYSWNMRDQQLKTIYSARQAAVLSGVNTDWLAQPVRTGLGQKHNLYVEGGQEEVQYGVNLNYFNSAGAMKGSNRQTMSGNTFISYRFKNLIFRNDLTLTTNVGKNSPYGSFAQYARLNPYWTPYNADGTYKIYLEEIFDEGGVRLTNFDNYDNLTGYEGRPTNPLYDASLNLVDQTKYNSIVNNFAFEWQAYNWLRFKGTFAYSYQADESDKFLPAQHSSFTERTTFEKGSYDKAYGKSQRYEGIFSANLNKLIGKHMLFGTLGGNISQLGSDTEAFRVIGFPNATLDNLTQGLQFEADTKPVGTENIQRLAGIFANGSYAYDNRYLLDLSYRLDGSSQFGARNRFAPFWSTGAGWNIHNEPFLKDISGLDRLKVRYSYGFTGSQNFDSFYGMTTSRYFTATAYHGLIGTYLMGFGNDALAWQKTMKNNIGVDLTLFNRLDVTANYYLENTEGSIASISTAPSTGFNSYKENMGDLQSKGWELYARYNIINSMQNRNNWSVFVNLFSVENKIKKVSNTIAALNKAANDSLSTLPITRFAEGQSTTAIWAVPSLGIDPATGYEIFRTRDGKVTNTYNPLDQVIVADSRPKLEGTFGTNLEWNGFGLNAYFRFRVGGYAYNQTLVDRVESVNVNLYNVDRRVAEERWLNPGDQTFFKGLIDADGYTITAATYATSRFVQKDDLLSLESLSIYYRFTDALNKKMKLRNTKVTAFTNDVFRISTIKRERGLDYPFARSFTLQISTSF; encoded by the coding sequence ATGAGAGTCAATGCAATCTGCGGGCTGCTGCTCATCTTGACGATGAACCTCTTAGCAGCTAATTCTACGCTGGGGCAGGATATTAATACCAGTAGGGTGGAATTAACAATGCGTTCCACGACCTTAAAATCAGCGCTTAAACAATTGGAGCAAGAGACGGGCTTGCATATCTTTTATCCTACCGAGATTGTGGATAAATACCAGGTGAAAAATATAGATCGCAAACAGCGAACAGTTGCGCAAACGCTGGATCTTTTATTGGAAGGAACCGCGCTACGTTACAGACAACGTGGTAAAAACTTGGTTCTCTTTGAAGATGCTAGCGCCTCGCATACAACGATAAAAGATAAACCACAACAGCGTGCCGTTGGAGGACAGGTGGTTGACCAAGATGGGAAACCGTTGGCTGGGGTGTCGATTGTTATGCGCAATTGGCAGAAGCTAGCCAGAGATCTTTCCTACAACAGCAGTACAGCCTCGGATGCTGCCGGTCATTGGTCGCTGATGGTGCCGAGCGATACCATCGTATTGGTATTTTCTTTTATCGGCTACGAAAAACAGGAAATACGCGTAGGCAATAAAACCAGCTTTTTGGTTTCGCTGAAGCCCGATGATGCACAGCAGATCGAAGATGTGGTGGTGACTGGTTTATTTGAACGTCCTGCCGAGATGTACACTGGCGCAGCCCGATCTTTCTCGCAGGAGCACCTTCAGCAAGTGTCAAGTGACAATGTGTTGACTGCACTTAAGTCGCTCGATCCTTCATTTCAGATGCCTGAAAATCTTAATCTAGGTTCTAATCCCAATGCATTGCCCGACGTAACTCTTCGCGGTGGAAACAGTTTGGTTGATCCCAACGTTTCTAGCAGTACGCCGTTTAACTACAACAGTAATCCCAATACCCCATTGTTTATTTTGGATGGATTTGAAGTTTCGCTTACCCGCATCAATGATTTGGATCTGACACGTATAAAATCTGTTTCCCTACTGAAAGATGCGACCGCGACATCTATCTATGGATCACGTGCCGCCAATGGCGTTGTCGTGATTGAAACCATACGTCCCAAAGCGGGAAAGCTAAACGTTACCTATACTGGTAACATGACGATTGAAGCTCCTGATTTGACTGGTTATGACATTCTCAACGCACAAGAGAAACTGGACATAGAAAGAAAGGCCGGCGTATATAATTATTCATGGAATATGCGTGATCAGCAATTAAAAACGATTTACAGTGCGCGTCAGGCAGCAGTGCTTTCAGGCGTCAATACCGATTGGTTAGCCCAGCCTGTTCGTACCGGTCTCGGGCAGAAACATAATTTATATGTTGAAGGAGGTCAAGAAGAAGTACAATATGGTGTTAATCTTAATTACTTCAACTCGGCAGGTGCCATGAAAGGGTCTAATCGGCAAACGATGTCCGGAAATACATTTATCAGCTATCGCTTCAAGAATTTAATCTTCCGAAACGACCTTACGTTAACGACGAATGTAGGGAAAAACTCCCCTTATGGATCCTTTGCGCAATATGCTCGTTTGAATCCTTACTGGACTCCATATAACGCAGATGGAACGTATAAAATATACCTAGAAGAGATTTTCGACGAAGGAGGTGTACGCTTGACTAATTTCGATAATTATGACAATCTTACCGGCTATGAGGGAAGGCCGACCAACCCGCTGTACGACGCCTCGCTAAATTTAGTTGATCAGACTAAATACAACAGCATCGTCAATAACTTTGCATTTGAATGGCAAGCATATAATTGGTTGCGCTTCAAAGGAACGTTTGCCTATTCTTATCAGGCAGACGAGTCCGACAAGTTTTTGCCTGCTCAGCATTCATCTTTTACGGAGAGAACCACCTTTGAAAAGGGGAGCTATGACAAGGCCTATGGGAAAAGTCAGCGTTACGAGGGTATATTTTCTGCCAACCTGAACAAATTGATTGGTAAGCATATGCTCTTCGGTACGCTGGGTGGTAACATCAGCCAATTGGGGAGTGATACCGAAGCCTTCCGTGTGATTGGCTTTCCGAATGCAACCTTGGATAATCTCACTCAGGGGCTTCAATTTGAGGCGGATACAAAGCCGGTTGGTACGGAAAATATACAGCGGCTGGCCGGTATATTTGCTAACGGTAGCTACGCGTACGATAACCGATACCTCCTTGACCTATCCTACAGGTTGGATGGCTCTTCGCAATTTGGGGCGCGAAATCGTTTTGCTCCATTTTGGTCTACAGGAGCCGGTTGGAACATACATAATGAACCCTTCCTAAAAGACATATCTGGGCTCGATAGGCTGAAGGTACGTTATTCCTACGGCTTCACCGGGTCACAAAATTTCGATTCCTTTTATGGCATGACCACTTCACGCTATTTTACGGCTACGGCTTATCACGGACTAATAGGGACTTACTTGATGGGATTCGGTAATGATGCGCTTGCTTGGCAGAAAACCATGAAGAATAATATTGGTGTGGATCTTACCTTGTTTAATCGTCTTGATGTGACTGCGAATTACTATTTGGAAAATACAGAAGGGTCAATTGCCAGTATCTCGACTGCGCCGTCTACAGGATTCAATAGCTACAAGGAAAACATGGGCGACTTGCAGTCTAAGGGATGGGAACTTTATGCACGGTACAATATTATCAATAGCATGCAAAACCGTAACAATTGGTCGGTATTTGTTAATCTCTTCTCTGTAGAGAATAAAATCAAAAAGGTTTCTAATACGATCGCTGCGCTGAACAAAGCAGCTAACGATTCCCTGTCGACATTGCCTATTACACGATTTGCCGAAGGACAATCAACGACGGCTATTTGGGCAGTACCATCGTTGGGTATAGACCCCGCAACGGGCTATGAGATTTTCCGTACGCGCGATGGTAAAGTAACAAACACCTATAATCCACTTGATCAAGTTATAGTCGCTGATAGTAGACCTAAATTGGAAGGAACTTTCGGTACCAACTTGGAATGGAATGGCTTCGGTCTTAATGCTTATTTCCGCTTTAGAGTGGGAGGCTATGCCTACAACCAAACATTGGTCGATCGGGTAGAGAGTGTGAATGTCAATTTGTACAATGTGGATCGGCGTGTGGCTGAAGAGCGATGGCTGAACCCCGGAGATCAAACTTTTTTCAAAGGACTAATTGATGCCGATGGATACACCATAACGGCTGCAACTTATGCCACGTCTCGCTTTGTGCAGAAAGACGATCTGTTGTCGCTGGAAAGTCTATCGATTTATTATCGTTTTACTGATGCCTTGAATAAGAAAATGAAGCTGCGCAACACGAAGGTTACCGCATTTACAAACGACGTTTTCCGTATATCCACCATCAAAAGGGAGCGGGGACTTGATTATCCCTTCGCACGCTCATTCACGCTACAAATTTCAACAAGTTTTTAA